The uncultured Devosia sp. sequence GCCCGCCGAGAGCCAGAACAACGAGGCCGCAATCGAGCCCTTGCGCAGGGACGTCCCCTGCGACTTGGTGGCCACGTTGCTGTCGCCCGGCGCGGTCAGCGCTTAATCCTCGGCAATCTGGTAGCCAAGTCCGCGGACTGTCTGGATGCAATCATCGGGCAGCTTCTTGCGCAGGCGGCCGACGAAAACCTCGATCGTATTGCTGTCGCGGTCGAAATCCTGATCGTAGAGATGCTCGGTCAGCTCGGTTCGCGAAATGACCTTGCCCTTGTGATGCATCAGATAGCTCAGCAGGCGCAATTCGTGGCTGGTCAGCTTCACCGACTGGCCATCGACCGTCACCTTGCCAGACTTGGTATCGAGCCGCACCGGGCCGGAGACGATTTCATTGGAGGCAAGACCTGCTGCCCGCCGCACCAAGGCGCGTAGCCGGGCCAGCACTTCTTCCATGTGGAAGGGCTTGGCGACATAGTCGTCGGCGCCGGCGTCGATCCCCTGTACCTTGTCGCTCCAGCGATCGCGCGCCGTCAGCAGCAGCACCGGCGTGGTCTTGCCAGCGCGGCGCCATTCCTCGAGCACCGAAAGCCCATCCATGCGCGGCAGGCCGATATCGAGCACCACGGCATCATAGGGCTCCGTGTCGCCCAGGAAGTGCCCCTCCTCGCCGTCAAAGGCCACGTCCACCGCATAACCGGCTTCGGTCAGCGCTTCCTTGAGTTGGCGATTGAGATTGGTGTCGTCCTCGACAACAAGAATTCGCATGGCGCACCCGTGCCCTTGTTTTTGGTCTTATTGCGCGTTGATCGTCAGGTTCTGCGCCGTCCCATCGGCACTCAGCACCCCGATGATCCAGACATAGCGCCCGCCCTGGTCGCAGAGGCGGAAGTTCAGAATCTGATCCGCACTATAGCCCGCCGAGGCCACGGCGTCATACTGGCTCATGATCTGGCCGGAGCTGATCAGCGCCTGGATTTCCGCCGAGCTGTCGATACAGGCCTGCGCCTGGGCAGCACCGGCCGAAGCCAGGCCAAGCATCAGCGCCATGGCAATAGGAGCAAGAGTTTTGAGGGTCACGGTTTTCATGAGAACAGGTTATGCCGCCGTTGCTGAATGGGACATGAATAAGGCAAGGGCGGCGAAGGCTAGAGTTTGATGGACGAGCCAGCGTCGCGAAGGATGCTGTTGGCAGTATGGCGGCTCATCAGGTTGCGCGGCACCGTAACGACTTTCCCATGAGCGTTGGTCCACTTCTCGTGTGAACCCTTGGCATTGATCAAATAGCGAAAACCGTTGGCTTTCAATATCTTTACGACGGATGCGTAATATCCGTCGACCACATCAAGCCGCCTTGCCTGTGGGCCGTTGCCAGAGGATGGCAGGGATCAGGTCTTCAGGAGCCATCGACTTCAGGTCTTCCGGACTGACATGGTTCGCCATGACGAGGCCCGGTGCCAGATCCATCATGACCTCCTCGAATTCCTCGATTGTAGGTGCTTCGATGTGAAAGCCAAAGATGTCGCTCTCTGAGTAAAATACCTTCGCTTCATCGTCCCAGTGAGCCGTGACGCTGAACATGCGCTTCGCCATGCTTCACTCTCCCTTGAGCCCATTGAGTTCGATCAAATCCGAGATCGCTCCCAGCACCTTCATATTGAACGCTTCGATTGTCTCTGCTTCTACGCTCAAACCATCGATATCCGTGCTGGACGCGACCCAGACTTGGGCTTCGCTGTCCCATTGAGCGCGCACGGCGATTGAGGAGTGCTTCATGATGCCTTCGCCTGTTTCCGTTTCAATATCGGACAGGCAAGGCAAAGTTGCAATGATCCCTCAAGCCCGGCCGATATCCCCCTTCAGCCCCTTACGCAGGAAGAGTACGGCCAGGGCTTCCATCACCAGTTGACCGGCCGAGCTGCTGTCGAGCGATGGCAGGTCCATGCCCAGCATCTGCAGAACGCCGGCAACGAGCATGAAGGCGGAGACGATATAGGTCTTGTAGCCGTTGAGAAGGTCCATGATGGTTTTCCTATCAGGGGTTTGATTTTCAAGAGAGTTTCCGGCGACGGCCAGCGCCGCCTTGCGCACCGAGGTGACGCGCGCGGTCCAGCCACGGCCGAAGGTGGAGAAGGTTGTGAGACGCTGGAGGAAGCCGAGTCGCTGCTCGCAGAGCGTCGCGACAAGGCCTGCAGCAGAGCGCTTACCGATCGCCGCCAATGTCAGTGGTCCGATGATCCCGTCGGCCACGACACCGACTGCCGACTGCAATGCCTTGATGGCGCGGTCGGGCCCGGAATTGACGGCATAATCGAACAGCGCCAGATCGAGGCCCGCCGGCAGCGCCTCGGCCCGGCAGCGGTCCCAGTAGCTGGCGCGATAAATCCGCGCTGCCTCATCGCGCTTGAGGTCTTTCACGGCCTGTTTGGGCAGGTTCCACCAGGGCGAGACCTCTCGCCAGCGCGCAAGGGTCTTGTGGGTAATGCCCAGATTGGTCGCGCCGCCGGGGTCCTGCGGATGGTCGGCATAGCCGCCCTCGTGGCGCAGCACCTCGTCTAGGCAGATGTCAAACCGGTCAGCCATGAAACACTCCCTGCGCCGCGTGTCCGGCGCCGAGCACCGGGCTGATATGGGCGATGGTGAAGGTGAAAGCCGCTGCCGGCCCACCGAAGTCGGCGAGCTGCTGCGCGGCGGAATAGGTGGCGAATGGCGTTGCGCAGTCGAACTGGCGCGACACGGCGGCAATCGTCACGCGATAGAGCTCCGGACTGTGTTCGAGCGGGCTTTCCGCCACGCCCCAGCCATCGCCATCGGCCCGGCTGCAGCGCGTCCAGTGCAGCGCAATATCGCCCCCTGCCCGCCTCGCGCGCAGATGTACCGGCGGCAGCGGCAGAGCCGGACCAAGCCCCGTCGCA is a genomic window containing:
- a CDS encoding response regulator transcription factor: MRILVVEDDTNLNRQLKEALTEAGYAVDVAFDGEEGHFLGDTEPYDAVVLDIGLPRMDGLSVLEEWRRAGKTTPVLLLTARDRWSDKVQGIDAGADDYVAKPFHMEEVLARLRALVRRAAGLASNEIVSGPVRLDTKSGKVTVDGQSVKLTSHELRLLSYLMHHKGKVISRTELTEHLYDQDFDRDSNTIEVFVGRLRKKLPDDCIQTVRGLGYQIAED
- a CDS encoding DUF1902 domain-containing protein, whose product is MAKRMFSVTAHWDDEAKVFYSESDIFGFHIEAPTIEEFEEVMMDLAPGLVMANHVSPEDLKSMAPEDLIPAILWQRPTGKAA
- a CDS encoding DUF1902 domain-containing protein; protein product: MKHSSIAVRAQWDSEAQVWVASSTDIDGLSVEAETIEAFNMKVLGAISDLIELNGLKGE
- a CDS encoding glycoside hydrolase family 108 protein → MADRFDICLDEVLRHEGGYADHPQDPGGATNLGITHKTLARWREVSPWWNLPKQAVKDLKRDEAARIYRASYWDRCRAEALPAGLDLALFDYAVNSGPDRAIKALQSAVGVVADGIIGPLTLAAIGKRSAAGLVATLCEQRLGFLQRLTTFSTFGRGWTARVTSVRKAALAVAGNSLENQTPDRKTIMDLLNGYKTYIVSAFMLVAGVLQMLGMDLPSLDSSSAGQLVMEALAVLFLRKGLKGDIGRA